Below is a window of Salvelinus fontinalis isolate EN_2023a chromosome 14, ASM2944872v1, whole genome shotgun sequence DNA.
tgtagctgtgGTGTCACTGGGATTGGAAGTGACAGGCAAGAAGCCCCACAGACAGCTGGGTAACAGCCCACTACCACACTGGGGAGGGCTTTACACTGAACACCATTAGTACCGTCTCTACTCTCTCACATTCCCTCGCTCCTTCCCTCCTTTCTTATCTCACTAGCACtggagagagggtgaggatgattcataaagagaggggggagagagagagagaagggagagagggtggaagagtgAGAAGGCGAGGGAGGGATAAAAAGAGTGGCAGGAGAGATTGGGAGGGGTGAGACAGGGAAATGAGAGAGGAAGGTGTTGAGCAAgagaacagagatagagagaacagagagaagatgagagggaATTATAGAGGAGGATATGAGAGAGGGGGAGCTAGAGCAGGAAGGGCAGTGAAGGAAAGAAAggataggcagagagagggaaaaaagggGGATGTTGTTTGTATCTCACATGACTCTATTAAACTTTTAATAGTCCCCATTTCTCCAACTAGGTTTCCTGCTACTGTATCACTAAAACAGTTGCTGCAAATCCCACAGCAGACCACTGATGAGACACATTGCCctttcacacacgcacacacacagactgacacacggACGGACATACACACGCTGACGTGAAGGACAGagtagagagggagcgagaggaggATATGCAGAGGAAGACCAGATTAGAAAAGAAGATGCAGACAGACATGGGTTCCCATGGTGGATCTATGAGAGCATCTGCATCAGACTGAGCTGCTGTGTCAACATGGACTCCTCCAGCTGGGCTGGGCCATACAATACATCACTCACACAAAGACTGGAGATGAAGACAGACACACTGaatagacagaagagagagatgagaaaaaagAAAAGAGAGATTGGCAGGGAGGAAACAAGAGTTGAAGTGTGACTGTGTGAAGACgaggaagacagagaaagaaatGAAGATTAAGATAAATAGTGAGGCCTTTGCAGAAAAAAACTAAGAGGGTGAGACTGCCACAGACGTAAGAGAgacaaaagagagggagagtgacagagggaggcAGCGAGGAATGACAGGAGAGatagactgagggatggaggagagggggaggatggaggaggcagATTGACAGCCTCCGTTCCCTGGGACACATGAATAAACCAGCACAGCGTGTATCGCCCCAGAgaggtatgggagagacagacggaaagaggtgagagagagaaaggagacagagagaggaaaaaaagagAGTGTCTCCATAATCAAGCCATAAAGTAGAGCAGGAGCGAGGGAGTGATGGGGGAAGCAGCGATGGCTCTGAATGAGTCAATCATGATTAATCAAGACGCTTCCCGCTCTCCATTCAGGCCCTCCACTCCCTTCTCCTCTGCTCAGTACATGCACACAGTTAATTAGCCAACattagtttcaagttttattggtCGTATGTATGGGATAGACACGGAATAGActgtccaatgaaatgcttacttgcaggttccttcttgacaatgcaacaacaataaatacTAAGATAAGaacaaagtaaatggctcagtagaataaacattttagcataagtatagtacaggaaggcacaatttatagtccaatattaaGACATTTTGGGGAATGGGGGGAAAGTGTTTAAATCGGGCAGTATTTAGCAATCATAAATCATTACAATATGTTTATGTTTTCTTAGGCCTACAGTGTATGGTGGCTTTGATGTAGCTAATAACCATTCAAATTAAATCTGAACGATTTTCTCAGCTTTTCCATACAATGTGTTGTCGCAGAGGAAAAACAATCACCAACTCATCAATGCTTCTCCGAGGAGTCTGTATCCTGACAGAAAATAGGGCACTTTCATATTTATTTAAACGCTGGGCTCAGATCCAGAGGAGTCCATGGGgtgagagagcagagcaggaaggagaggaggaagagggctggaaccacacacacaaaataaccaATAGGAAGAGGGTGTGTGTAACTGTCTGTGTATGCATAACActgcatatctgtgtgtgtaatgAGAAATAACTGAATGTGATGACAAGTTATGCATTTGATTGATAGATGGAATATCTACACAAGGGTTTGCGGAGGTACCAACTGGGTCATGTCTCAATGTCTCCAATGTTATAATAAAACAGAACACGTGGTGGAGAATTTCTAAACCTAAATCAGGAACCCCACGGAGCAGACATCCCATTCTTCAAATAGCCCATGCCTCTGTGCCAGAGTACATGGAGGAATACCTCAGAGCATTATTCAGCCCAGAGAAGAAATGAGACAGGATGTTTTTAAATCAACACTTCCGCCTTGTGGAGTTACAATGAACTACAAGGACCTCAAAGCTCCCCAGGCATTGACAATGTCCATATGAGACTATTTAGATGCTACTGTACATCAATAGGCAGAGTATTAGTCATGTGAATGTCATACTTCATCTAGCAGTAATACTGAAATAATGAAAATATACTAGAGCTCCACTGCATTTTCACCATGGCCTCTTGGAGTAGTAGATACATAatgacaaacacacactgctgATTTGATTGACTTTATTTGTAAGGCACCATAAGTACTTCCTTACTGCAGAACATTTCAGTTATGTATAGTaaatgtgttactttttatatttCACCTTGTTTAAATGAAGCTATGATTTcatgacacttttttttgttgccaaaGTACACACTTTAGGTTTTACATTATACACAAAATAAGTATTTAAAAAATGACCTTTACAAAGCTCAAAATGCTTACAATGCTTCACGCTTTGGGGAAAGGGCAAGCGATTGGGTCAGGTATAGGTCAAAGTACTGCAGTTCCTCTAGTGTCACATCAGTACTGTAGGACATAGCACAGGAACCATCCAGGACAGACAGAAGATGCAGCCATATACACGTAAAGCTTTATATGTATAACTGTATACATAAACTGGTCCCCACCTACTAAACAAATACATAGTTCATTTGTATCAGAATTTAACAGCTTTTTACTCTCATTCTATTTTATAGCGATAATATTCAAACAAGTGCATTGATCACAGAGAATGTgtaccaatttttttttaaacatttcttcgctAATAGAAAGGAATATAGTTCCCCAAGAGACATGCGTTTGTGTGCATCTAGCTACTCACACTCGTTGCATATCACTACTGTTTAAGTCCATAGGAGTAAGTTGTGCTCACAAGCTTAGAGAGCCACACGTCAATCCCAGGTTCACCACTGACTGACCAACGTTCAAATCTAATATTACAGAGGTTTATGAATGCATTCACATACGGCTATGGAATCATCTCAGAGTTATCTAGGAAATTTACACAGATCTATATACCCTCACAGTGTAACCCACCAAAAACAGAACGGAGAATGTCTATTAATATAagggaaatacaaaaacatacagtacatcacaTGCTGTATCACAGGCTGGGATCAAAACAATGGTCAGACAATAACACCAATTACCTCCCAATGAATCTTACAGTAAAACCACCACAGTCACCATCACACACATCTTCTATATTCCCCATAGCTCTAGGGCTGCCTGGACATTCAACCCAAGGTTCTAGACCTTAGTTCTAGCCCGAACCAGTACCtgggagatgatgaatatgatgacATTGCCTGCGACGCCCAGGATTCTTCAACTCAAAGTCCCCTTAACCAGCTCTGCAAACGTTGTAAAACATATGTTCGGAACTCACCAAAATATGGAGTTTAGCGGAGCAACTATTGTCATTACTGCATTTACACACAGTATGTACTTCCAAAAACAGCCCGtctcagactagacgtaacatagtaaacataaatccaggacactcaaattagtatgatatgttacgtttggtatggttacataaaacaATGTTACTTAAGCCAAAGGGAAGGAGGGTGGGTGGTTGGTTGGGGTGGGAGTATAACGCGAACATCTAACAAACAAAAAGATAACgcgttcgaatctcatcacagacaactttagcaactactttttagctacttagcATGCGAGACAACACTTCCCCCATCCTTAAGCCTTTAACGCAACTCCCaaccttaaccactagactagataacgttagccacctagccaacCTTAGCAACAACAAATTGAATTCTTAACAAAACATTTGCAATTTGTAACCTATCATaccatacaaaatggatgatggacatccacaaattaatacatacgaaacgtaacatatcatactaaatggagtgccATATTTCGGTGATTACCGAACGTATTGTCATAACGTTTGCAGAGCTGGTTAATGGGACTTTGAAATAAAGGATCCTGGGAATCAGAGGAGATCATCATATTCATATCATTATTTCTTCAAGCCCAGGTACAGCTTCAGTTCTCGCCTACAGCCCACTCACGGGTCCAGGTAATATCGTATCAAGCTGTCGtttctcgctctgtttctccaaTAGGTTGTGAGAAACATGTTtgggaaaaatatatttttgtaaatgcACATTAAACAGTGGCTATTTGTGCTTTATCTACtcaaagaacagctcaaaaacaTTACGCTAACAATTCATTGGCCATGGACAATAGATCAAAATATGCGAGTGCTGTTAATGTATTGTATACAAGAGAAAGCTCAATCATGTATCATTTTGTCTTATTCAGAGATTCATCTTTGAGTAAAAAGATAGTCGGGGCTGAGTGGACATTTTGCATAATATGTTCAATGCCGCTGCCTAACAATAGGGGTTGACAGAGATGTCAACCCGTTTCCTAAAATAGACCGGAGGACTCCTGTTCAAAGAGGTGACTCAATGGACGTCAGAGCTGctttctataacacttactgccctctagtgttggaggcaaccactctcctctactgCATCACCGCCAAAACATAATATTAGTGCACTTTACAGAAAGGAGAAAAAGATCTGCAGGTCTTTTCTACTTTCCACAATGTTATCATCGCTGCGATCTGGACATTCGGACTGTTATTATAGTACTGATAGCATGCCTTTCATGGAAGCTGCTGTGTGTGGATATGTCTAAAGCAGCTCAGTGGGTTAGACCGGGTTCTTTGGGGAATGTGTCATAGGGGGTGGATTTGTTGGAGGACTGATAGCACAGACTTGAAGAGAAACAGCATGAAAGTAGCTCTAAGGTGTTTTTCGTTTCCCATATACAATTTTTATTATACATCTCTCTACTTATCTAGAGGTATTTTTTTCAATACGTCCTACTTTCTTAAAACGACTAAAAGCAGCACTAGAGTTTGACTACGTAAGAGCACAGCTTTACATGGCATTAAGACAGGAATGCTTCTTTCCCAACTATAGCCATCAGGGACTGGAATTACCTAGTTACACTATTCCCCAAGAAGACTGACGTCTTTCAACTACCCTCCTTCAACTTGGGGGCGATTACTAACCTGAAAATCGAAGTGCACCCAACTATCAACGCAGGATTATCAAGTTAGGATTCAGACGTCCATAGACCGGTTTCGATGTAGCTCATCTAAGATGTAGCTCATCGTAAGCAAGCAACAAAGTCGTGTACACCAACCGATCGAATCAAGTTGACACAACAGAGGCTAGAGAGCTGTGTAACGCGAGCCTGTCTGTTGGATCTCTTCTGGTTTGTTATTCCAATTATACTGTGTGACATTCAGGGTCCcagatgggccctggttaaaaaggGAGGAAGGAGCCGCTCAGCGACAGTGGCGTGCAAACAAATATCCACTtatgagagacagaaagaacacAAATTAGCaaaatggaggggaggagagagtgattAAAGGAgaagtttttcttttttttttaatacaaccAAATGTCTATTATTgatgtaaatggcatgttatagTACAGTCCAGAATCTTTTGTGATTTCAAGTTTGAGAAACTTAACCCAAACAGCATATCAATTCTTTGTCCTTGTCGTGTAGTATGGGGCCCCCAAAAAACACAAACAAAGGTTCCAAAAACACACAAATATGTATTTGTAGAAACAGCAAAGCTCGTAGTAGTGATGCAGGGCTTTAGATGctgtacacatgaaattgtgtcattccgaACTTTATCCAGAATGTTATATTCCCTTTTGGCGACTCAAGTAGTTTCCCCTATCCAGCTGTTCCATTTTCCGTGTAGCTTGCTgcatgtaactgccaaaataagaAAAACACCAACACAAAGCgtcttaatagggcattgggccaccaTGGTcgccagaacagcctcaatgcgccttggcatagattctacaagagtCTGGAActtcctgtgtggaagcacctcaTGCTTTCAAAACACTTTGTATCCTTCATTTAATCAAGTGTTTTCTTTcttttggcagttacatgtagAATGGACGGAGAGATATAGCTTGAGTCGCAACAAAATAGAATATAACGTTGAGGATAAAGTTTGGAATgacaatttcatgtgtacaacatctaaagaccggCATCACTACACTAACAGCTTTCTTTCTCAAAAACATTTGAAATCACAAAAAAGGTGTCTGGACCCTTATACAACATGCTATTTACATCAAAAACagagatttggttgtaaaaaagGTTGGTGGTCCGTGACAAGAATACACAATTAACAAAAAGAAATCAAGCAATATCTGATGaaattgttaaaaaaataaaataataataataataatctcaaCAGTGTACACAGTTGGAATGACGGCAAAAGCATCAGATAGGACGAGAGAGCGGGAGAAAAATAGAGTAGAATTAAAAACCAAGCATGGCAAATATAAGTAGGACGATTAGGGAGAAGGGcgtaggggagaggaggaaggctggcATGGATACATAGCAGGTATACAGGACCACAGCCCTCCGATGCTGCTGATATGcggtggagggagaaagagagggagctcTAGTCGGACTTGTCCCCGTCCTCCTCACGGTGGTTGTCGGCTCCCTCACGGGACGCCTTCTCTTCCTTGGCCAGCTGGGCCTGCGAGgcaaggatggaggagagggagaagaggcctGAGGAGGAGGTGACGGCCGGCAGGGTGGACTGGCTCAGGCCCAGGGGCATGGGGGTCATGGGCAGGGCCAGACCCTGGAGCTGGGACAGCTGGTGAGCCTGGAGCTGCTGCTGCGGACAACAAACACACAGCTCAAACACAGGGGAGGTACAGATGGGTGCATATGGctctcacacgcacacatatGCACATACACTGAGGGTATACGATAAACATATATGTAGACACACATTATACAtaaaccacaggaggctgctgaggggagggcggctcataacaatggctggaatggcatcaaacacatgtatTCTGTTACAGCCATTACTAAGAGCATGTCCTCCACAATTAAGGTACCACCGGCCGCATGTGACATATacatacaccgagtgtacaacattagaaaacctgctctttccatgaccgactgaccaggtgaatccaggtgaacgctatgatcccttattgatgtcacctgttaaattcacttcaatcagtgtagatgaaggggaggagacaggttaaataagaatgtttaagccttgagacatggattgtgtatgtttaCCATTCACAGGGTCAAATTactgaagtgcctttgaacggagtatggtagtaggtgcaccGGTTTaaatgtgtcaagaactacaatgcTGTTTGGTTTTTCACACTGAACAGTCAtgtttgtatcaagaatggtcccccaCCAAAAGtccatccagacaacttgacacaagcTTTTGACCCCTTGTAGAGTCCACaacctgacaaattgaggctgttctgagggtaaaagggggtgcaactcaatattagaaaggtgttcgtaatgttttgtacactcagtgtaatataCACACAAAGATCGTTTATCATCATCTTCAATACCTAAAAACACCAGACAAAGCTGAAGGAAACCCCAGAACAGCAGATGCATCATAAAAgacagtgaaatagtgacagAGTAGCAGTAACCCCACAGAGGGGCTGGAGGGAGCAGCCTACCCGGATGATGGAGTTCATCTCTGGAGGGGTGACCTGCTTGGCCCTCTCGATGGCCCCCAGGACCTGCTGCTGGTGCTgggggacaaacacacacacacaggggggggggggggggtagatggatcAACACTACCAACACTGACCCTGTGCTCCTCACCCATTCAGTTATTCAGCCAGCCACCACTAACAGAACACAGGGCTCTGATGGAGAATCAATGATCTACTCCCATGTTGGAAAGGGTCAGGGTCATCTTGTCATGGACATAAATGAGCACATCTTATCGGGATCACAGCAGAGCGCACTGGCCCCTTTGATTACAGGGCTCTCAATGATgaatggagggaggacagagaaaaATATattacagggagggagggaggaggagcggTCAAATGAGAATGATCTCATTCCAGGCTAAGGTCGCaatgtggggttggggttaggggtaaagggtcaggggttagagggtGGTCTTACCTCCTGGGACAGATAAGGGAGGACCTGGGCACAAATCCCGTTTAATCTCTTCACAATCTCAGCCTGAGGAGATAAAACATATCAGCCCTTAGCTTCATTTAACACCCCTCAGTCTCACAACACAAACAAATATACAGAATGTAGgaccttaatttgatcactcttttgttgctgagaattttcctgcaccgatttacactaccgttcaaaagtttggggtcacttagaaacgtttttgaaagaaaagctacatTTTATGTCCTTAAAAAttacattaaattgatcagaaatacagtgttgacattgttaatgttgtaaattacaattgtagctggaaacggctgatatttatggaatatctacataggcccattatcagcaaccatcactcctgtgttccaatggcacattgtgttagctaatccaagtttataattttaaaaggctaattgatcattagaaaacccttttgcaattatgtttgcacagctgaaaactgttgtcctgattaaagaagcaataaaactggccttctttagactagttgagtatctggagcatcagcatttgtgggttcgattacaggctccaaatggccagaaacaaatctttcttctgaaactcgtcagtctattcttgttctgagaaatgaaggctattgcaTACGAGAAATTGCcatgaaactgaagatctcatacaacgctgtgtactactcccttcacagaacagcgcaaactggtttgaacggtagtgtacataaaattcactgaaaacccacagttatattaacagtattgcacttttcaagTAACcaacttttggccagctaatagcctaaccaccgatcaagcaacatgCAGGATTCTTTTGCTGTGACAAtgtaggtcaaattaagatcacACATCTGTACATATTACATCATGTTTGGGCAGTGATTATTATAACCAACTCAGATATGCAACACAGTGTTAATTGTGTTACTTTCTAATTCAGCGTGATATCGGAGAAGAGACCTCATCACACTCATTTACCATGCACCATTACACTCTTATCACTATCATGCACACCGacatctcttgctctctcctctaaaaatgtattttgtctcTCCACTGTTCTttctatacgcacacacacaagatcacattacacacacaaaaataaGAGGAAATGCCAAATGTTTTGTCAGGCGGGAGCACAATTCATCTAGGCTAACCGGAGAGAGGCCTCGCAACTGGCaagaacatttttatttattttttaaataaataaataaaaagcagagagaaagaagaaaCAACACGAATAACCCCTTTTCAATATCTCCCTGGCACAATCCCAGACTAAACTGTCTGGAGCCCCTCAGCTGGAGAGAACAGAATGCTCAGGAGGAGAGAGCGAAAgcgagggagagtgggaggaggaagagagcaggcTGAACACAAAACCCAGATGTGAATTCTCCTCGACATTCAGTTCTACACACCCCCTTCAATTTCAACTCTAATGCTGCCGCAGTTCATCTGCACCCACTCTCACACACAAAGGCACACAAAGCacgtactctcacacacacacacgggctaaCAAAAATGCGGATACACACACATAGGCAAACATAAGTGGGGATACACACACGTAGCTCCCCTCGCGCTTTCTCGCCTCTGAATTTCTAAATATTTCATCCCCGTCAAATAAAGGAGTAGGGGTGATGAATTGTACTCATGAGGCAGAGTGGAGGCTGTGtatgcacttgtgtgtgtgtgtgtgtgtgtgcaagcgagCGTGTTTGTGACGCTATTTTTCACTGCGTGTTCCGTGCTGCTGGTGTGGCTATCAGGGAGGAACCGTCAATCTTTTAGGGTGGCCGCGATCGCCAGACGAGGTCGCAGATAAGTCCAGGTCCCCAGAGGCACATCGCTCTACCCCAGCGGCCTGCCCATAAATTACTCCCCACACCCCCTGATCAATGGGCACCAGATGAGCCCCTTAGACAGTAGTACGCTACTCTTCCACTGATCATGTAGGAATATACCTAGACTAGAGCTTTAACCTGTGCAGTACTGTACTGCTCCTTCCATTAGAACAATCCCTCTGTGAGTAATGATGCTTTCTCATCGATGCCACAGAGAGATGATTCACTGTCCGTCTGTCTACAGGCAGCATGATGGGAAGTAGGGGTGTGCCGACATGGTCGTACTCGTATCCGCAAGTTGACAGTTGATAGTCGGATCGGATGATACTAGTGATCGGTAGACGTTGGCAAAACACCTCCCTGCACATTCTCACTGCAAACAAGCTGCAGATTAAGAGCAGTgaacagaggggtgtgtgtgtcctcaACTTGCAGCGGGCACCCACGTTTGCTGTCTGTCACTCAGAATGCGCAGCAGTGGTTCATATTTTTTCTCCTACGCTTGCCCCGCTTGTTAGATATTACGCACATTGATAGCAAACATCCTcgctagaggtcgaccaattatgatttttcaacgccgataccgataccgattattggaggaccaaaaaagccgataccgattaatcggccgttgttttttttgttgtaataatgacaatcacttattttaacttaatataatacatcaataaaatcaatttagcctcaaataaataatgaaacatgttcaatttagtttaaataatgcaaaaacaaagtgttggagaagaaagtaaaagtgcaatatgtgccatgtaagaaagctaacgtttaagttccttgctcagaacatatgaaagctggtggttccttttaacatgagtcttcaatattcccaggtaagaagttttaggttgtagttattataagaattataggactatttctctctgtacgatttgtatttcatatacctttgactattggatgttcttataggcactttagtattgccagtgtaacagtatagcttccatccctctcctcgccgctacctgggctcgaaccaggaacacatcgacaacagccaccctcgaagcagcgttacccatgtagagcaaggggaacaactactccaagtctcagagcgagtgacgtttgaaacgctattagcgcgcaccccgctaactagctagccatttcacatcggttacaccagcctaatctcgggagttgataggcttgaattcataaacagcagagctgctggcaaaacgcacgaatgaatgcttacgagcctgctggtgcccaccatcgctcagtcagaatgctctatcaaatcatagacttaattataacacacagaaatacgagccgtaggtcattaatatggtcgaatccggaaactatcatctcgaaaacaaaacattaattatttcagtgaaatacggaaccgttccgtattttatctaacgggtggcatccataagtctaaatatatacttctgtttagtgattttaagaaaggcattgatgtttatggttaggtacacgttggagcaacgacagtcctttttcgcgaatgcgcactgcatcgattatatgcaacgcaggacacgctagataaactagtaatatcatcaaccatgtgtagttataactagtgattatgattgattgattgttttttataagatatgtttaatgctagctagcaacttaccttggcttcttactgcattcgcgtaacaggcgagctactcgtgaggcaggtggttagggcattggactagttaaccgtaaggttgcaagattgaatccctgagttgacaaggtaaaaatctgtcgttctgcccctgaacaaggcagttaactttttagggatagggggcagcattttcactttggatgaatagcgtgcccagagtaaactactctgtcccagatgctaatatatgcatattattattactattggatagaaaacactctgaagtttctaaaactgtttgaatga
It encodes the following:
- the LOC129810676 gene encoding TLE family member 5-like isoform X2, with the protein product MMFPQSRHSASSQQLKFTTSDSCDRIKDEFQFLQAQYHSLKLECDKLASEKSEMQRHYIMYYEMSYGLNIEMHKQAEIVKRLNGICAQVLPYLSQEHQQQVLGAIERAKQVTPPEMNSIIRQLQAHQLSQLQGLALPMTPMPLGLSQSTLPAVTSSSGLFSLSSILASQAQLAKEEKASREGADNHREEDGDKSD
- the LOC129810676 gene encoding TLE family member 5-like isoform X1, which produces MMFPQSRHSASSQQLKFTTSDSCDRIKDEFQFLQAQYHSLKLECDKLASEKSEMQRHYIMYYEMSYGLNIEMHKQAEIVKRLNGICAQVLPYLSQEHQQQVLGAIERAKQVTPPEMNSIIRQQLQAHQLSQLQGLALPMTPMPLGLSQSTLPAVTSSSGLFSLSSILASQAQLAKEEKASREGADNHREEDGDKSD